A genome region from Mycobacterium florentinum includes the following:
- a CDS encoding protoporphyrinogen/coproporphyrinogen oxidase translates to MPDDPRGTVAVVGAGLAGLTAGYRLQQRGFDVTVFEARDRVGGRVWTVRKGDYIMDLGAAFYLGTYRESIDLIHELGLGPLFTEVPVWGVMPRRGDKHLLDYGKPLRTGLTTRALSARSKLKALKLIRPMVKARGSLGYHSYDQVARLDTETVREYFRRELNEELLQWAGRPLVSSTWVADDGDTSIALLLWTIRNMLVSTMYNLRPGVGGLPEELARRLRIRPQHPVLNVDDTGAAVDVTFAPEGGNQRTESFDACVVAAQAQYALAIFPQMDENHRALYETTRYRRLGSICLGLSQRPRDPATYYMVSPHEDPDTIAVIADHAKAPGRAPEDKGLLTVLLSHEYLERTLDLSDEEVLEHAIDRARCYYGSVVDTLEEHAVARWPESVPVMDKGRFARIADFQKRLDWTSRVQFASDLDRISGLNGALVSGEEAANRVMNAALAPRAQRVLVGKPN, encoded by the coding sequence GTGCCCGACGACCCCAGAGGAACCGTTGCAGTCGTCGGCGCAGGGCTGGCCGGACTGACCGCCGGCTATCGACTCCAGCAACGCGGCTTCGACGTCACGGTGTTCGAAGCGCGTGACCGAGTCGGCGGACGCGTGTGGACAGTCCGCAAGGGCGACTACATCATGGATCTGGGTGCCGCGTTCTACCTCGGCACCTATCGCGAATCCATTGATTTGATCCACGAACTCGGCCTCGGCCCGTTGTTTACCGAAGTCCCGGTCTGGGGTGTGATGCCCCGGCGGGGCGATAAGCACCTGCTCGACTACGGCAAGCCGCTCCGCACCGGATTGACCACCCGCGCACTGTCGGCACGCAGCAAGCTCAAGGCCCTGAAGTTGATCCGCCCGATGGTCAAGGCCAGAGGCAGCCTCGGTTACCACAGCTACGACCAGGTCGCCCGGCTGGACACCGAGACCGTGCGCGAATACTTCCGTCGCGAGCTCAACGAGGAATTGCTGCAATGGGCCGGCAGGCCGCTGGTCAGCAGCACCTGGGTCGCCGACGACGGCGATACCTCGATTGCGTTGCTGTTGTGGACGATACGCAACATGCTGGTCTCCACGATGTACAACCTGCGGCCTGGAGTCGGTGGACTTCCCGAGGAGCTGGCCCGACGGCTGCGCATCCGGCCGCAGCATCCCGTGCTCAACGTCGACGACACCGGAGCGGCGGTGGATGTCACCTTCGCGCCCGAGGGCGGCAATCAACGCACCGAGTCGTTTGACGCGTGCGTAGTCGCCGCTCAGGCGCAGTACGCGCTGGCGATATTCCCGCAGATGGACGAAAACCACCGCGCGCTCTACGAGACGACCCGCTACCGGCGCCTCGGCAGCATCTGTCTTGGGCTATCGCAACGCCCGAGGGATCCCGCCACCTACTACATGGTGTCCCCGCACGAGGACCCCGACACGATCGCCGTGATAGCCGACCACGCGAAGGCGCCCGGGCGCGCTCCCGAGGACAAGGGCCTGCTGACGGTGCTGCTGTCGCACGAATACCTGGAACGCACACTGGATCTCAGCGACGAGGAGGTCTTGGAGCACGCGATAGACCGCGCCCGCTGTTACTACGGCAGTGTCGTCGACACTCTCGAGGAGCACGCCGTCGCACGATGGCCGGAGTCCGTCCCGGTCATGGACAAAGGCCGATTCGCACGAATCGCCGACTTTCAAAAGCGCCTCGACTGGACCTCACGCGTCCAGTTCGCCTCCGATTTGGACCGGATCTCCGGCCTCAACGGCGCATTGGTGAGCGGTGAGGAAGCCGCGAATCGCGTCATGAATGCGGCGCTGGCACCCCGAGCCCAACGCGTCCTGGTCGGCAAGCCGAACTGA